Proteins encoded within one genomic window of Dyadobacter chenhuakuii:
- a CDS encoding quinone-dependent dihydroorotate dehydrogenase, producing MYKILISPILFLFDAERIHYFVCELLRFAFRIPFGPQILRSLYTFDHPDLIQEVAGLKFRNPVGLAAGFDKNAEMVDELEALGFGFIEIGTVTPRPQPGNEKPRLFRLKKDKALINRMGFNNKGAAVAAAKLANRKSKILVGGNIGKNKDTPNEQALDDYLICFRQLFDVVDYFVVNVSSPNTPGLRDLQEKGPLTELLRELQKKNTEKFNPKPIFLKIAPDLTFSQLDDIIDIVKETGIAGVIATNTTISRADLRTSQAEIANAGAGGLSGAPLAHRATEVIRYICDKSNHAFPVIGVGGIGSAQDAIDKKNAGASLLQLYTGFIYEGPGLVKSICKSLVRR from the coding sequence ATGTATAAAATTCTTATTTCCCCTATACTTTTCCTGTTCGATGCTGAACGCATCCATTATTTTGTCTGCGAACTGCTGCGGTTCGCTTTTAGAATCCCTTTTGGACCCCAAATTTTAAGATCACTTTATACTTTCGATCACCCCGACCTGATTCAGGAAGTGGCCGGACTGAAATTTCGTAACCCGGTGGGATTAGCGGCCGGTTTTGACAAAAACGCGGAAATGGTCGACGAGCTGGAAGCATTAGGCTTTGGTTTTATTGAAATCGGAACGGTTACGCCGCGGCCTCAGCCTGGAAATGAGAAGCCAAGATTATTCAGGCTAAAAAAAGATAAAGCGCTCATTAACAGGATGGGTTTCAATAACAAAGGTGCCGCAGTTGCTGCTGCCAAGCTCGCAAACCGCAAATCAAAGATCCTGGTAGGAGGAAATATCGGAAAAAATAAAGATACCCCGAACGAGCAGGCGCTGGATGATTACCTGATCTGTTTCAGACAATTGTTTGATGTGGTAGACTATTTTGTAGTCAATGTAAGCTCGCCCAATACGCCAGGGCTCCGCGACTTGCAGGAAAAGGGGCCGCTTACTGAGCTGCTCCGCGAACTCCAAAAAAAGAACACTGAAAAATTTAATCCCAAACCTATATTTTTAAAGATTGCACCTGACCTGACGTTTAGCCAGCTCGATGATATTATTGACATTGTAAAAGAAACCGGCATCGCGGGCGTTATCGCTACCAACACCACGATCAGCCGTGCGGACCTGCGCACAAGTCAGGCGGAAATTGCAAATGCAGGAGCAGGCGGGTTAAGCGGAGCGCCGCTTGCACACCGTGCGACGGAAGTAATTCGTTACATTTGTGATAAGTCGAATCACGCATTTCCGGTTATTGGGGTAGGAGGGATCGGCTCGGCGCAGGACGCCATCGATAAGAAAAATGCAGGGGCAAGCCTGTTGCAGCTTTACACAGGCTTTATTTATGAAGGGCCCGGTTTGGTGAAAAGCATTTGCAAATCGCTGGTCAGAAGATAA
- a CDS encoding TonB-dependent receptor domain-containing protein, translating into MKRTPFLHFLALLLINLSPFTSANVTANPIIGSKNVYVDGGKLVGKIIESPSNAGVSFATVALLMSKDSALVGGSVADENGVFTIANVTPGKYVLRVTNMGYQTLFVPNINVSAEANLLDLGNVTILPAAQKLNEVIVKGEKSMIVDDIDKKIVNIGKDMLATSNNVSDLLEKVPAVSLDENGNPQVRGKGNVVVLIDGKPSNLYGSDLPTILQSFPANLIERIDVMTTPSAKYEGEGASGVIDIITKKTKIRGTNGGLRASLGNRNNNNASGNLSYRLGKLGLNASLSGQTRNMTWKRNLSRDNFISDNTSHLEQTGTGRNKGKNAFGRIGVNYDFNDKNSMELGVNYSRDQSRNSSNLLNETTFSSGNAAEVFKRLNNSKGNGENLNFSFDYRKKFDEKDHQLTFTTSYSLGESDGESYYNQESDIDSLMRNQQNLRDNKRHSLFLNSDYTWPITKKATLEVGLRSRMSANDNTNSFYNMSKETGSFVFDPNISNVFGYKDATYTGFMTFSQKTDLWGMRAGLRVTDYNQDINQISINRAFSVHFLTLVPSLALTRKLGESAQLKLNYSRRVQRPEADWLNPYTDVSDPRNIQSGNPALKPEFTHKAEMGYSNYEATGGWGPSLFMDYSNNAITRIRTIDETGISLTQFGNVGRELSYGLETDFSQTIFEILKINGSGRIYRSEVVSQVAQIDNRTWSYSGNLNAFVTLPADLRASAYINYEGPRAIAQGTREGVFVANMGIRKELLEKKATISFNVQDIFLSRAYKSQLNTATYSQNSLWQQTNRLVNLTFQYRFGKISANGGDDA; encoded by the coding sequence GTGAAAAGAACTCCGTTTCTTCATTTCCTCGCTCTGTTATTAATAAATCTTTCCCCCTTTACTTCGGCTAATGTCACTGCGAATCCTATTATTGGTTCAAAAAACGTGTACGTAGACGGTGGCAAACTGGTGGGGAAAATTATCGAATCCCCAAGCAATGCGGGCGTCAGCTTTGCGACGGTTGCGCTGCTTATGTCGAAAGACTCGGCGCTGGTCGGCGGGAGCGTTGCGGATGAAAACGGCGTTTTTACAATCGCTAATGTGACACCTGGGAAATATGTTTTGCGGGTGACCAATATGGGTTACCAAACACTATTTGTCCCCAATATCAACGTTTCGGCAGAAGCTAACCTGCTCGACCTGGGTAATGTAACCATTCTGCCGGCTGCACAAAAGCTGAATGAGGTGATTGTGAAAGGGGAAAAGAGCATGATCGTGGATGACATCGACAAGAAGATCGTCAACATTGGCAAGGATATGCTGGCAACCAGCAACAATGTAAGTGACCTGCTCGAAAAAGTGCCTGCGGTTTCACTGGACGAAAACGGAAATCCGCAAGTACGGGGTAAAGGAAATGTGGTGGTGCTGATCGACGGCAAACCTTCAAACCTATATGGCAGCGACCTTCCTACCATTCTGCAATCTTTCCCGGCAAACCTCATCGAACGCATTGACGTAATGACAACGCCATCCGCAAAATACGAGGGCGAAGGCGCGTCTGGAGTTATTGATATTATTACAAAAAAGACAAAAATAAGGGGCACAAATGGCGGCTTGCGCGCAAGCCTTGGCAATAGAAACAACAATAATGCATCCGGTAACCTGAGCTATCGCCTGGGGAAACTTGGCTTAAATGCATCATTAAGCGGACAAACCAGGAATATGACCTGGAAAAGAAACCTGAGCCGCGATAACTTCATCTCCGACAACACTTCGCATCTTGAACAAACAGGAACAGGCCGTAACAAGGGTAAAAATGCATTTGGCCGCATTGGTGTGAATTATGATTTCAATGATAAAAATTCCATGGAGCTGGGCGTGAATTACTCCCGCGACCAGAGCCGTAATAGCAGCAATTTGCTAAACGAAACAACTTTTTCGTCGGGTAATGCAGCGGAAGTTTTCAAACGCCTGAACAACAGCAAAGGAAATGGCGAAAATTTGAATTTCAGTTTCGACTACCGCAAGAAGTTCGATGAAAAGGATCATCAGCTGACATTCACAACCAGCTATTCGCTGGGAGAATCGGACGGGGAATCGTATTACAATCAGGAAAGTGATATCGATAGTTTAATGCGTAATCAGCAGAACCTTCGTGACAACAAACGTCATTCATTGTTCCTGAACTCGGATTACACCTGGCCAATTACCAAAAAGGCAACATTGGAAGTGGGTTTGCGGTCAAGGATGAGCGCGAACGACAACACCAATTCCTTTTACAATATGTCAAAGGAAACGGGAAGCTTCGTTTTTGATCCCAACATCAGCAACGTGTTTGGCTACAAGGACGCGACTTACACAGGTTTTATGACCTTTTCACAAAAAACAGATCTTTGGGGCATGCGCGCCGGACTGCGGGTGACGGATTACAACCAGGACATCAACCAAATCAGCATTAACCGTGCATTCAGCGTCCATTTCCTGACACTTGTACCAAGTCTCGCACTAACAAGAAAGCTTGGCGAATCGGCGCAGTTGAAGCTGAATTACAGCCGTCGCGTACAGCGTCCGGAAGCAGATTGGCTTAATCCTTACACGGACGTTTCGGATCCAAGAAACATTCAATCTGGTAACCCGGCGTTGAAACCTGAGTTTACGCATAAAGCAGAAATGGGTTATTCCAATTACGAAGCAACTGGCGGCTGGGGACCTTCGCTGTTCATGGATTATTCCAACAATGCGATCACCCGCATCAGGACCATTGACGAGACCGGCATTTCTCTGACGCAATTTGGCAATGTAGGCCGCGAGCTTTCTTACGGGCTGGAAACTGATTTTTCTCAAACCATTTTTGAAATCCTGAAAATCAATGGCAGCGGCAGGATATACCGCAGCGAAGTCGTTTCCCAGGTCGCGCAAATTGACAACAGAACTTGGAGTTACTCGGGCAACCTGAACGCATTCGTGACGCTTCCGGCAGATCTCCGCGCATCGGCTTACATTAATTATGAAGGACCACGAGCAATTGCGCAAGGAACGCGTGAAGGTGTATTTGTCGCCAACATGGGTATTCGCAAGGAGCTTTTGGAAAAAAAGGCAACAATTTCATTTAATGTACAGGACATATTTTTGTCAAGAGCTTACAAAAGCCAGCTTAACACCGCCACGTATTCACAAAACTCGCTCTGGCAGCAAACCAACCGCCTCGTTAACCTGACTTTCCAATACAGGTTTGGTAAAATTTCTGCAAACGGAGGCGATGACGCCTGA
- a CDS encoding translocation/assembly module TamB domain-containing protein, whose translation MKKALKVFAIVILAILILVGVLIWGIQTPFGQNFLTNQANSYLRKKLKTKVNIEKVRFDVPDWILLEGVYFEDKQGDTLVAGKRLYVDLDMYSLIKGNVGINKVELEGINANITRVLPDTVFNFQFIVDAFASADTTVVEDTTSSPLEMRLDQISLKNVRLSYRDAVTGTDALANIDSAHVRFDKFNPTLSQYHPAKLALLGSEVKLRMYQPLKTETTPETVPDPADSLDIKVGDIDIREFKWLFEDEVGGLKNGVTVGKLDGHVNNIYMGSQYVDVRNLNLEKMSLYAEFAKKAKAEAKKDTTTEEPATPGWNVKVGDIKLVNNDLRYDDFNTPAQPKGLDFAHLDVKNLNIDLQNFIFSPENIAGSLKSGSFQEKSGFKLQEFRTNFKYGAQETYLRNLYVKTPNTLLRDELSLRYKNLDELAKDIANVKIKLRLTDSRVAFADILLLVPDLAKTPPFSKEPNGMLKGSGLVTGSVDDMLISKARFSMLDGTVLALDGRIKGLPDANKLAMDMTINELSSTKSDLMKMLPDSAVPASIELPEDIKITGKVKGSMEDITMTTTINTSFGTGTFSGNLKNITDSIRAQYNGTLAFNDFDLGKMMKQPPQEMGKLTLRTDLAGVGYAPKTMKAQLDGTVASADIKGYVYNNLTLKGDVDNGMANVKASMNDQNIDVDLTAQADLSKEYPSVKADVSIDKLDLTALNLYADSLQIKGDIKVDMPSTNPENPLGTIDINDFTFTHHRRPITLDSVNVQLTDSSGQRQATIQSPFLKAEMKGDFVYTEIADALLTEVGKHFKAPNITYNPVTKPVNFTLDATLRNHPLITTFVPALKEMNDIQFKAKLDNQQDSSIVARLTIPMVNYDSIQTERVSVDFSNTNENAALNANVGLVNTGSLRIQNASLESKIVDNNVKFDFIVRDSVNTERHAILGDLAIADNRYRLNLREGLLLNYLKWETDTAGYISYAPDSLYIKNFVIKSKDQSLTINSTSEAPNSPLDIALANISIGPMIGIATRDSTLATGILNGKILLSDYMKAPVYTGELTIDSLAVTQIPVGNLALKSTNETENLIRVDMSLTNGQNNMTLDGSYNLKSESPMDFKLDLKQLSAQTIEAFSFGELKKATGNLTGNIAITGATDSPKLNGAINFNDVAFNATQLGSRYSLANQKILFNGQNINFNNFTIADSTNQQMKINGNVNIANIPDVGYNLNIDAKNFNVLNSTQKQNELFFGKANIDADLSVKGTGTKSVIDGSIKVDPGSDITFVLPNEATEAGDASKGIIEFVDMSDSTQVAVADSAAAKMTTVDFASQISLDIDVDDKSEFTVVIDELNGDNIRLKGNAQLNTGIAPNGQLFMLGSYDVTEGSYDLTLQILKRKFEIIKGSNLLWTGDVMNAQLNITAGYTVEVDPGSISSKFQGASKVPIQVQVVITGNLTTPNITFNIVPDETIDKQVTNELTSQVFWEEMKNNPSEMNKQAFALLITNKFITDQSSPGFNLGSSAEAVARQSVSQLLSDQLNNLASDLVKGVDLDIGVNSTADQTTGARTDLNLGLSKAFLNDRLKISVGKNFEIESQSNSAASNEVFDNIALDYAITRDGRYLFRAFRKNQYQSILEGFIIETGVSFIVTADYDLLREFFQRQKNEK comes from the coding sequence ATGAAGAAAGCACTAAAAGTATTTGCAATTGTTATTCTGGCGATATTGATCCTGGTTGGTGTTTTGATTTGGGGTATTCAAACGCCTTTTGGACAAAACTTCCTAACAAATCAGGCCAACTCATATCTTCGGAAGAAGCTCAAAACAAAGGTTAATATTGAAAAAGTGCGCTTCGACGTCCCGGATTGGATCCTGTTAGAGGGCGTTTACTTTGAAGATAAACAAGGCGATACATTGGTTGCCGGTAAAAGACTTTATGTTGATCTCGACATGTACAGCCTCATTAAGGGCAATGTCGGGATCAATAAAGTTGAGCTTGAAGGGATTAATGCGAACATTACCAGGGTTCTACCCGACACCGTTTTCAACTTCCAGTTTATTGTTGATGCATTTGCCAGCGCCGATACAACGGTCGTGGAGGATACAACTTCCAGTCCTCTGGAAATGAGGCTAGACCAGATTTCACTGAAAAATGTGCGCCTTTCCTACCGCGACGCAGTTACCGGAACGGACGCATTGGCCAATATTGATTCAGCGCACGTCCGTTTTGACAAATTCAATCCTACCCTTTCCCAATATCATCCCGCCAAACTTGCATTGCTGGGCAGTGAAGTGAAGCTGAGAATGTATCAACCTTTAAAAACCGAGACTACGCCCGAAACTGTTCCCGATCCGGCTGATTCCCTGGACATTAAGGTCGGGGACATTGATATAAGAGAATTCAAATGGCTTTTTGAGGATGAGGTAGGCGGCCTGAAAAACGGCGTTACGGTCGGCAAGCTGGACGGACATGTGAACAACATTTACATGGGAAGCCAATATGTGGATGTCCGCAACCTGAATCTGGAAAAAATGTCGTTATATGCTGAGTTTGCTAAAAAGGCAAAAGCAGAGGCAAAAAAAGATACAACCACAGAAGAACCGGCAACGCCTGGTTGGAATGTTAAAGTAGGCGACATAAAGCTTGTTAATAACGACCTGCGTTACGACGATTTCAACACACCTGCGCAACCAAAAGGACTGGATTTTGCGCATTTGGATGTAAAAAACCTGAATATAGATTTACAAAATTTCATTTTCTCTCCTGAAAACATTGCGGGTTCGCTTAAATCGGGTTCTTTCCAGGAAAAAAGTGGATTTAAGTTGCAGGAATTCAGGACCAATTTCAAATATGGCGCTCAGGAAACTTACCTGCGCAATTTGTATGTAAAAACACCTAATACGCTCCTCAGGGACGAATTAAGCCTTCGATATAAAAACCTTGACGAACTGGCGAAAGACATTGCCAATGTAAAAATTAAATTACGGCTCACCGACAGCCGCGTTGCTTTCGCGGATATCTTATTGCTGGTGCCCGATCTTGCCAAAACACCGCCATTCAGCAAAGAACCAAACGGAATGCTGAAAGGATCTGGTCTGGTAACCGGGTCTGTGGATGATATGCTTATTTCAAAAGCGCGTTTCAGTATGCTGGATGGAACTGTTCTGGCACTTGACGGGCGCATTAAGGGCTTGCCCGATGCGAACAAGCTGGCGATGGACATGACGATCAATGAGCTTTCTTCTACAAAAAGTGACTTGATGAAAATGCTGCCGGATAGCGCAGTGCCAGCCAGCATCGAACTTCCCGAAGACATCAAGATCACCGGGAAAGTAAAAGGTTCGATGGAGGACATTACGATGACAACCACCATCAACACTTCTTTCGGAACGGGAACATTCTCCGGTAACCTTAAAAACATTACAGACAGCATCAGGGCGCAGTATAACGGCACGCTGGCGTTCAATGATTTTGATCTGGGCAAAATGATGAAGCAGCCGCCCCAGGAAATGGGCAAGCTGACGCTCAGGACAGATCTGGCAGGTGTGGGTTATGCACCCAAAACCATGAAGGCGCAGCTGGACGGAACTGTGGCCAGCGCAGACATTAAGGGATACGTTTACAACAACCTGACATTAAAAGGTGATGTCGACAACGGCATGGCGAATGTGAAGGCATCGATGAACGATCAGAACATTGATGTGGACCTTACCGCACAAGCTGACCTTTCCAAAGAATATCCTTCCGTTAAGGCGGATGTGTCCATTGATAAGCTTGATTTGACAGCTTTGAACCTTTACGCCGATTCGCTGCAGATCAAGGGAGATATTAAAGTGGATATGCCATCCACAAATCCCGAAAATCCTTTGGGAACCATTGATATCAATGATTTTACGTTCACACATCACCGCAGGCCGATTACTCTGGATTCCGTTAATGTACAATTGACCGATTCATCCGGACAGCGCCAGGCTACAATTCAATCTCCTTTTCTGAAAGCAGAAATGAAGGGTGATTTTGTATACACCGAAATTGCGGATGCATTGCTGACCGAAGTTGGCAAACATTTCAAAGCGCCAAACATTACTTACAATCCGGTTACCAAGCCGGTTAATTTCACGCTTGACGCAACATTGCGGAATCACCCGCTGATCACCACATTTGTTCCGGCACTGAAGGAAATGAATGACATTCAGTTTAAAGCCAAACTGGATAACCAGCAGGATTCTTCCATCGTGGCTCGGCTGACGATTCCAATGGTGAACTACGACAGCATTCAGACAGAGCGGGTTTCTGTTGATTTTAGTAATACCAATGAAAATGCAGCTTTGAATGCCAATGTTGGGTTGGTTAACACCGGAAGTTTAAGGATCCAGAATGCATCATTAGAAAGCAAAATCGTTGATAATAATGTCAAATTCGACTTCATAGTAAGGGATTCGGTAAATACGGAACGCCATGCGATCCTTGGTGACCTGGCTATTGCGGATAACCGTTACAGACTTAACCTGCGTGAAGGTTTGCTTTTGAATTATTTAAAATGGGAAACGGACACTGCCGGATATATTTCTTACGCGCCGGATAGTTTGTATATCAAAAACTTTGTCATCAAAAGCAAAGATCAATCCCTAACCATTAACTCCACATCCGAAGCACCAAACAGTCCGCTGGACATTGCGCTGGCAAACATTTCTATCGGTCCGATGATCGGCATCGCAACGCGCGACTCAACATTGGCGACAGGGATACTGAATGGGAAAATCCTTTTGAGTGATTATATGAAGGCGCCGGTTTACACAGGCGAACTGACCATCGACAGCCTTGCTGTAACGCAAATCCCGGTTGGTAACCTCGCATTAAAATCGACAAACGAGACTGAAAACCTGATCCGGGTGGATATGTCGCTTACTAACGGGCAGAATAACATGACCCTGGACGGAAGCTATAATCTGAAATCGGAAAGCCCGATGGATTTCAAGCTCGACCTGAAACAACTCAGCGCCCAGACGATCGAAGCATTCAGTTTTGGTGAATTGAAAAAAGCAACCGGAAATTTGACCGGGAATATTGCCATCACAGGCGCCACGGACAGCCCTAAGCTGAACGGAGCGATAAACTTCAATGATGTAGCTTTCAATGCAACGCAACTGGGCTCGCGATATTCGCTTGCCAACCAAAAAATCCTGTTTAACGGGCAAAACATCAACTTTAATAACTTCACTATTGCTGATTCAACCAACCAGCAAATGAAGATCAACGGGAACGTGAACATTGCCAACATTCCGGACGTGGGTTACAACCTGAATATTGATGCAAAGAATTTCAATGTTTTGAATTCTACGCAGAAACAGAATGAACTGTTTTTCGGGAAAGCAAATATTGATGCGGATTTAAGCGTAAAGGGAACAGGCACCAAGTCTGTTATAGATGGCAGCATAAAAGTGGATCCGGGCAGCGACATTACGTTTGTCCTTCCAAATGAAGCCACAGAGGCAGGGGATGCGTCAAAAGGCATCATTGAGTTTGTGGATATGAGCGATTCCACCCAGGTTGCAGTTGCCGATTCAGCTGCCGCTAAAATGACGACCGTTGATTTCGCGTCCCAAATTTCCCTGGATATCGACGTTGATGACAAGTCGGAATTTACGGTTGTGATTGATGAGTTGAATGGTGATAACATCCGGTTAAAAGGAAATGCCCAGCTCAACACGGGTATTGCGCCAAACGGGCAGCTTTTCATGCTCGGTTCTTATGATGTGACCGAAGGTTCCTATGACCTGACATTGCAGATTCTGAAACGGAAATTTGAGATAATCAAAGGCAGTAACCTGTTGTGGACAGGAGATGTAATGAACGCTCAATTGAACATTACGGCGGGTTACACAGTGGAGGTCGATCCGGGCTCAATCAGTTCGAAATTCCAGGGTGCCAGCAAAGTCCCTATTCAGGTCCAGGTGGTCATTACAGGAAACCTGACCACACCAAACATCACGTTTAACATTGTGCCCGATGAAACGATTGACAAGCAAGTAACAAACGAACTTACCAGTCAGGTTTTTTGGGAAGAAATGAAGAACAATCCGTCTGAAATGAATAAGCAGGCGTTTGCGCTTTTGATCACCAATAAATTTATCACAGACCAATCGTCACCTGGTTTTAATCTTGGGTCGAGCGCCGAAGCGGTGGCCCGCCAGAGCGTAAGCCAGCTTTTGAGCGATCAGCTAAACAACTTAGCCTCCGATCTGGTAAAAGGCGTGGACTTGGATATCGGCGTGAACTCAACGGCTGACCAGACAACCGGCGCACGCACCGACCTAAACCTCGGTTTGAGCAAAGCATTCCTAAATGACCGCCTTAAAATTTCAGTTGGTAAAAACTTTGAAATTGAAAGCCAGAGCAATTCCGCTGCTTCCAATGAGGTTTTCGACAACATTGCGCTCGATTATGCGATCACGAGAGACGGCCGCTACTTATTCCGGGCGTTCCGAAAAAACCAATATCAATCCATTTTGGAAGGTTTCATTATTGAAACGGGGGTTAGTTTTATTGTAACGGCAGATTACGACCTGCTGCGTGAATTTTTCCAAAGGCAAAAAAATGAGAAATAG
- a CDS encoding type II toxin-antitoxin system RelE family toxin, producing the protein MNSSMGYEIIATPHFQKDFKKLLKKYPSIQSDIVALSETLLSNPTAGNEVFKNCYKLRFAIKSKGKGKSGGGRLITYVKITSQRIYLLTIFDKSEKENVTDAYVKQLLKELLVL; encoded by the coding sequence ATGAATTCCTCAATGGGCTATGAGATCATTGCAACCCCACATTTTCAAAAGGATTTCAAAAAACTGTTAAAAAAGTACCCTTCGATACAGTCTGACATCGTAGCGTTATCAGAAACGCTTCTTAGCAATCCAACAGCAGGCAATGAGGTTTTCAAGAATTGTTACAAGCTCCGTTTCGCCATCAAGAGCAAAGGGAAGGGAAAAAGCGGAGGCGGGAGACTGATTACTTACGTTAAAATTACCAGTCAGCGCATCTACTTACTGACTATCTTCGACAAATCCGAAAAAGAAAATGTAACGGACGCTTACGTGAAACAGCTGTTAAAGGAATTACTTGTGCTATGA